TCTCTGCACAAACATTAAGTGCATTTGAAAAGAAAAATGAAATTACTTTTCCAAGTGAACTTAAAAAATATCAAGAACAAAGCTATTTGTGCGCATTAAATGCTTAAGTAGTATTCTTATTTTTTATATGTTCACAAATAGTATATCCATGATTTAATGCAAGGGCAATTGAGCCACCAACATTGCTTCTTGCAATATCACCTGCTAAATAGATACCATCTTGATTATTTCTTAGATTTTCATCAACAATTGGGCAATTGTTTTCATCAAGTAATACTGAACATCTTTTTAAAAAGTCTGTAGGACTAGAGCCTCCTAAAGCGTAAACTATTCTATCAAACAGTTCCGTTTTTCCATTTGAAAAATATACTTCAAATTGTCCATTATTATCTTCAAGTTTTGTTATATCTAAATTTAGTCTTAACTCAATAAGTTCTTTTTCTACATAATCAAACAAATAGTGTAAATTTGTAGGGTTTACTTTTGAAAAACTCTCTTTTCTATAAGCTAAAGTAACACTGTTTTGTTTTGCCATATAATATGCAAACTCAACAGCACTATCTCCACCTCCTACAATTAAAAGTTTTTCATCTTGTGTACATTGACTAATATTGAAATTTGCTTTTTGTTTTAGTGTTGGTGGAATTTTATATGTTGGTTTATTTGGTTTTCCCATTGTTCCTATGCTTATAACAATACTCTTTGCATAGTAAGATTTTTCTTTTACTGTAGTGATTTTAAAAATACTTTTGTCTTTCTTTTCTACACTATAAACTTCTTCATTAAAGTAAGCCTCTATATCCTTGTTTTTAACTAATGTATCAAATAGGTCCAATGTACTCTCTTTTGTTCCATCAGTAAAATGAATATTTCCTCTTAATTCTACTTTAATGCCTTTCCAGTCTTTATCAACTCTTTTATTATCTTTAAAATATTTTCTTATAGTATCTGAATGATTTTGACTTTTTTCAAAAACAACTACATCTTTAAAACCTAATAAAACAGCTTCAACACTACTTGCTATTCCACCAGGACCTGCACCAATTATTGCAATATCATACATTTTATCCATGTTTTAGCCTTATCATTTTTGAAAGTTTAAATGCTTATTTAGATAATTATATCATTAATATATAAAATTACTATTTATTAATTATCTATTTTTAAACTGTTTATTTTATATATATAATATAAAATAAATCATGTATATTTTTTGGTACAATAAAAGCTTTAAGGGAAAACAAATGCAAACTATTTTATTTACACTATTTTTAAGTATAGCACTATCAACAGTATTTAATATAATTTTAAAGAAAATTGGTATTTCACATATTATTGGATATATTTTAACCGGTACTGTTATTAGTTATATTTTTAATTTTAATAGTATTGATATTCGTTCATTGGAGTTAATAGCAGAGTTTGGTATTGTATTTTTAATGTTTACTATTGGTTTAGAAATGAGTATAGAAAGAATCAAAAAAATGAAAGAGATTCTTTTACTAAACGGCTTTTTACAAGTTAGTTTAAGTGCTATTGTTATTTTTTTATTTTCTCATTTTATTTTTAAAATACAAATTGTTCCCTCTGTTATTATATCACTTGCTTTTTCTTTATCTTCTACTGCTATTGTATTAAGTTATTTAAAGCATTCAAAAGATATTTATACGCCATACGGAGAAAAGTCAACTGCAATTTTGATTTTTCAAGATTTAGCAGTAATTCCTATACTTTTACTAATTTCATTTTTAGCAAATGATTCTTTAAGTGTTTCTGAAATCATTTTAAATACACTTTTCTCTGCTTTTGTTGTGATATTATTTCTATTTACAATAGGAAAAAAGATAATGAATTGGCTTTTAAGATTCTCTTCAAATACACAATTAGAAGAGTTATTCTTAGGATCAGTTTTTTCAATAGTAATGGGAGCATCAATCTTAGCTCATGAGATGGGTTTTACTTACTCTTTAGGTGCTTTTATTGCAGGTATGATAATAGCTGAAACAAA
The window above is part of the Malaciobacter marinus genome. Proteins encoded here:
- a CDS encoding NAD(P)-binding domain-containing protein, whose translation is MDKMYDIAIIGAGPGGIASSVEAVLLGFKDVVVFEKSQNHSDTIRKYFKDNKRVDKDWKGIKVELRGNIHFTDGTKESTLDLFDTLVKNKDIEAYFNEEVYSVEKKDKSIFKITTVKEKSYYAKSIVISIGTMGKPNKPTYKIPPTLKQKANFNISQCTQDEKLLIVGGGDSAVEFAYYMAKQNSVTLAYRKESFSKVNPTNLHYLFDYVEKELIELRLNLDITKLEDNNGQFEVYFSNGKTELFDRIVYALGGSSPTDFLKRCSVLLDENNCPIVDENLRNNQDGIYLAGDIARSNVGGSIALALNHGYTICEHIKNKNTT